One Brassica napus cultivar Da-Ae chromosome A5, Da-Ae, whole genome shotgun sequence DNA window includes the following coding sequences:
- the LOC106452345 gene encoding uncharacterized protein LOC106452345 isoform X2, with product MDIHDHGVWVNENERRVRCKHCGKEMTGLNRLKRHLSGTSSRMTPCTQVTPTIREAFRDEVTKEEFDLTAAKSKRAGEVQMGNDHKRGREEEEEDSSRKNESAENEFLLLNKAQKCIGEIKIPDSEELNGPMLQEAVAEVQDHVNKIKDSWAITGCSILLDAWVDQKGHDMVTFVADSPAGPVYLKSFYVSDIKKDVNALTSLVYGVVEDVGVHNVVQIIACSTSGWVGELGQSFKSNNLNVFWSVSVSHCFNLMLVEIEKMDSFGDVLDKVSNITEFINNNPLVWELFKDPTHGTDMTVSSSEFEFVTPYLTAENILKAKNNLEAMVASLDWNKEEGTTVSTLVKDSSFWECVERLVKSTSPLIRSLHLFSTVYNSQHAGYVYDTMDGIKESIAKELNNEEQCYKPLWHVIDDVWNNHLHSPLHVAGYFLNPAAFYSTEFQNDTEVTTDLISALGYLVQECCVVAKIGRQLKMYRLGKGCFNEASQADQVTGVIPGEWWAQKASEHPELQSFAIKVLSQTCEGASRYKLKRNVAEKLLLSKGVSPCEKQHLEELAFVHYNLHLQSSKLQSQTK from the exons ATGGACATTCATGATCATGGAGTTTGGGTGAACGAAAACGAAAGGCGTGTTAGATGCAAACACTGCGGTAAAGAAATGACTGGCTTGAACCGTCTCAAACGTCACTTGAGTGGTACAAGTAGCCGTATGACTCCCTGTACTCAAGTTACACCGACCATTAGAGAGGCGTTTCGTGATGAGGTTACTAAGGAAGAGTTTGATCTCACCGCTGCTAAGAGTAAAAGAGCTGGGGAAGTCCAAATGGGTAATGATCATAAGcgtggaagagaagaagaagaagaggattcATCCAGAAAAAATGAATCTGCTGAGAACGAGTTCTTGTTGTTAAACAAAGCTCAAAAGTGCATTG GTGAGATTAAGATCCCTGATTCTGAAGAATTAAACGGACCGATGCTTCAAGAAGCGGTGGCGGAAGTGCAAGATCATGTGAACAAGATTAAAGACTCATGGGCCATCACAGGCTGCAGCATCTTGCTGGATGCTTGGGTTGATCAGAAAGGCCATGATATGGTTACTTTCGTCGCAGACTCTCCAGCTGGTCCAGTGTATCTGAAATCCTTCTATGTTTCTGATATCAAGAAAGACGTCAATGCCTTAACGTCGCTTGTATATGGGGTTGTTGAGGATGTTGGAGTGCACAACGTGGTTCAGATCATTGCTTGTTCAACCTCTGGCTGGGTTGGTGAGCTAGGCCAGTCTTTTAAGAGCAACAACCTAAACGTCTTCTGGTCCGTGAGTGTATCCCACTGCTTTAATCTCATGCTGGTGGAAATTGAGAAAATGGATTCATTTGGAGACGTACTTGACAAGGTCAGTAACATCACAGAGTTCATCAACAACAACCCCTTGGTTTGGGAACTTTTCAAAGATCCTACTCATGGAACAGACATGACAGTCTCCTCCTCTGAGTTTGAGTTTGTCACGCCGTATCTCACTGCTGAGAACATTCTCAAAGCCAAGAACAACTTGGAAGCCATGGTTGCTTCTCTAGATTGGAACAAAGAAGAAGGCACAACAGTGTCCACACTGGTGAAGGATTCTTCCTTTTGGGAATGTGTTGAGAGGCTTGTGAAGTCCACATCTCCTCTGATTCGCAGTCTACACTTGTTCTCTACTGTCTACAACAGTCAGCATGCTGGATATGTCTATGACACTATGGATGGGATCAAGGAGAGTATAGCCAAGGAACTCAACAACGAGGAACAATGTTACAAGCCGTTGTGGCATGTGATTGATGATGTCTGGAACAACCATCTTCACAGTCCTCTTCATGTTGCCGGTTACTTTCTGAACCCGGCTGCTTTCTACTCGACTGAGTTTCAGAATGACACAGAAGTTACAACTGATTTGATCTCAGCTTTGGGTTATTTGGTACAAGAATGTTGCGTTGTAGCTAAAATTGGCAGACAGCTTAAGATGTATAGGCTCGGTAAAGGTTGCTTTAATGAGGCCAGTCAAGCTGATCAGGTCACTGGAGTCATTCCAG GTGAGTGGTGGGCTCAGAAGGCGAGCGAGCACCCAGAGCTGCAGAGTTTCGCCATTAAAGTTCTGAGTCAGACATGTGAAGGTGCTTCGAGGTACAAGCTGAAGAGAAACGTAGCAGAGAAGCTGCTGCTCAGCAAAGGAGTGAGCCCTTGTGAGAAACAGCATTTGGAAGAATTGGCATTTGTTCATTACAATCTTCATCTGCAAAGCTCAAAGCTGCAAAGCCAAACTAAGTAA
- the LOC106452345 gene encoding uncharacterized protein LOC106452345 isoform X1: protein MDIHDHGVWVNENERRVRCKHCGKEMTGLNRLKRHLSGTSSRMTPCTQVTPTIREAFRDEVTKEEFDLTAAKSKRAGEVQMGNDHKRGREEEEEDSSRKNESAENEFLLLNKAQKCIGRFFYEHCFDFSSVDSLSFREMIAATSLVGEIKIPDSEELNGPMLQEAVAEVQDHVNKIKDSWAITGCSILLDAWVDQKGHDMVTFVADSPAGPVYLKSFYVSDIKKDVNALTSLVYGVVEDVGVHNVVQIIACSTSGWVGELGQSFKSNNLNVFWSVSVSHCFNLMLVEIEKMDSFGDVLDKVSNITEFINNNPLVWELFKDPTHGTDMTVSSSEFEFVTPYLTAENILKAKNNLEAMVASLDWNKEEGTTVSTLVKDSSFWECVERLVKSTSPLIRSLHLFSTVYNSQHAGYVYDTMDGIKESIAKELNNEEQCYKPLWHVIDDVWNNHLHSPLHVAGYFLNPAAFYSTEFQNDTEVTTDLISALGYLVQECCVVAKIGRQLKMYRLGKGCFNEASQADQVTGVIPGEWWAQKASEHPELQSFAIKVLSQTCEGASRYKLKRNVAEKLLLSKGVSPCEKQHLEELAFVHYNLHLQSSKLQSQTK from the exons ATGGACATTCATGATCATGGAGTTTGGGTGAACGAAAACGAAAGGCGTGTTAGATGCAAACACTGCGGTAAAGAAATGACTGGCTTGAACCGTCTCAAACGTCACTTGAGTGGTACAAGTAGCCGTATGACTCCCTGTACTCAAGTTACACCGACCATTAGAGAGGCGTTTCGTGATGAGGTTACTAAGGAAGAGTTTGATCTCACCGCTGCTAAGAGTAAAAGAGCTGGGGAAGTCCAAATGGGTAATGATCATAAGcgtggaagagaagaagaagaagaggattcATCCAGAAAAAATGAATCTGCTGAGAACGAGTTCTTGTTGTTAAACAAAGCTCAAAAGTGCATTGGTCGGTTCTTTTATGAACACTGTTTCGATTTTTCATCTGTGGATTCCCTAAGCTTCAGAGAAATGATTGCTGCAACGTCTCTTGTAGGTGAGATTAAGATCCCTGATTCTGAAGAATTAAACGGACCGATGCTTCAAGAAGCGGTGGCGGAAGTGCAAGATCATGTGAACAAGATTAAAGACTCATGGGCCATCACAGGCTGCAGCATCTTGCTGGATGCTTGGGTTGATCAGAAAGGCCATGATATGGTTACTTTCGTCGCAGACTCTCCAGCTGGTCCAGTGTATCTGAAATCCTTCTATGTTTCTGATATCAAGAAAGACGTCAATGCCTTAACGTCGCTTGTATATGGGGTTGTTGAGGATGTTGGAGTGCACAACGTGGTTCAGATCATTGCTTGTTCAACCTCTGGCTGGGTTGGTGAGCTAGGCCAGTCTTTTAAGAGCAACAACCTAAACGTCTTCTGGTCCGTGAGTGTATCCCACTGCTTTAATCTCATGCTGGTGGAAATTGAGAAAATGGATTCATTTGGAGACGTACTTGACAAGGTCAGTAACATCACAGAGTTCATCAACAACAACCCCTTGGTTTGGGAACTTTTCAAAGATCCTACTCATGGAACAGACATGACAGTCTCCTCCTCTGAGTTTGAGTTTGTCACGCCGTATCTCACTGCTGAGAACATTCTCAAAGCCAAGAACAACTTGGAAGCCATGGTTGCTTCTCTAGATTGGAACAAAGAAGAAGGCACAACAGTGTCCACACTGGTGAAGGATTCTTCCTTTTGGGAATGTGTTGAGAGGCTTGTGAAGTCCACATCTCCTCTGATTCGCAGTCTACACTTGTTCTCTACTGTCTACAACAGTCAGCATGCTGGATATGTCTATGACACTATGGATGGGATCAAGGAGAGTATAGCCAAGGAACTCAACAACGAGGAACAATGTTACAAGCCGTTGTGGCATGTGATTGATGATGTCTGGAACAACCATCTTCACAGTCCTCTTCATGTTGCCGGTTACTTTCTGAACCCGGCTGCTTTCTACTCGACTGAGTTTCAGAATGACACAGAAGTTACAACTGATTTGATCTCAGCTTTGGGTTATTTGGTACAAGAATGTTGCGTTGTAGCTAAAATTGGCAGACAGCTTAAGATGTATAGGCTCGGTAAAGGTTGCTTTAATGAGGCCAGTCAAGCTGATCAGGTCACTGGAGTCATTCCAG GTGAGTGGTGGGCTCAGAAGGCGAGCGAGCACCCAGAGCTGCAGAGTTTCGCCATTAAAGTTCTGAGTCAGACATGTGAAGGTGCTTCGAGGTACAAGCTGAAGAGAAACGTAGCAGAGAAGCTGCTGCTCAGCAAAGGAGTGAGCCCTTGTGAGAAACAGCATTTGGAAGAATTGGCATTTGTTCATTACAATCTTCATCTGCAAAGCTCAAAGCTGCAAAGCCAAACTAAGTAA
- the LOC106452348 gene encoding histone acetyltransferase HAC5 isoform X2 produces the protein MKFAALVTQTASSTIHTPSLALHHPLLRAVLLHVTTCCTTQCQYPRCRTVKILLRHGVTCKKRVCNHCKRMWDIFRMHARNCREPQCTIPKCSEFRARFSRNQQQAGSRRRAAAVRQRDADADAATASTLVDSST, from the exons ATGAAGTTTGCGGCCCTTGTTACTCAAACGGCATCATCAACCATCCACACACCCTCATTAGCCCTCCATCACCCACTG TTAAGAGCAGTGCTTCTACACGTGACGACATGCTGCACCACACAGTGCCAGTATCCAAGGTGTCGCACTGTCAAGATTCTCCTCCGTCATGGTGTTACATGCAAAAAGAGAGTCTGCAATCATTGTAAGAGAATGTGGGATATCTTCCGTATGCACGCCAGAAACTGCAGGGAGCCCCAATGCACAATACCCAAATGCAG TGAGTTTAGAGCTCGTTTTAGTAGAAATCAACAACAGGCAGGTTCAAGACGCAGAGCAGCTGCGGTACGACAGAGAGACGCTGACGCTGACGCAGCAACAGCCTCCACTCTTGTTGACTCATCAACATAG
- the LOC106452348 gene encoding histone acetyltransferase HAC5 isoform X1 yields the protein MTTSLRATACAICKQDLEPAQRWRCEVCPDYEVCGPCYSNGIINHPHTLISPPSPTGQLRAVLLHVTTCCTTQCQYPRCRTVKILLRHGVTCKKRVCNHCKRMWDIFRMHARNCREPQCTIPKCSEFRARFSRNQQQAGSRRRAAAVRQRDADADAATASTLVDSST from the exons ATGACGACATCCTTGAGAGCCACGGCATGCGCCATCTGCAAGCAAGATCTCGAACCTGCTCAACGTTGGCGTTGCGAAGTTTGTCCTGACTATGAAGTTTGCGGCCCTTGTTACTCAAACGGCATCATCAACCATCCACACACCCTCATTAGCCCTCCATCACCCACTGGTCag TTAAGAGCAGTGCTTCTACACGTGACGACATGCTGCACCACACAGTGCCAGTATCCAAGGTGTCGCACTGTCAAGATTCTCCTCCGTCATGGTGTTACATGCAAAAAGAGAGTCTGCAATCATTGTAAGAGAATGTGGGATATCTTCCGTATGCACGCCAGAAACTGCAGGGAGCCCCAATGCACAATACCCAAATGCAG TGAGTTTAGAGCTCGTTTTAGTAGAAATCAACAACAGGCAGGTTCAAGACGCAGAGCAGCTGCGGTACGACAGAGAGACGCTGACGCTGACGCAGCAACAGCCTCCACTCTTGTTGACTCATCAACATAG
- the LOC106452350 gene encoding NAC domain-containing protein 21/22 isoform X2 gives MEAEEENKGSISMVEAKLPPGFRFHPRDDELVCDYLVKRNVRSRYQPVVLIEVDLNKCEPWDIPQSARVGGKEWYFYSQKDRKYATGQRTNRATATGYWKATGKDRAIQRNGSLVGMRKTLVFYRGRAPKGRKTDWVMHEFRLQGTFIHHSPKEEWVLCRVFNKNNNEDEKGNNMISCSDETASASMDSYINFDHHHIINQQVPCFSNLSQNQIGLVYKNPNPLSINPSSDQMVLKALLSQLTNNTKESQSYGEGSSESQLTDVGKPSRGAWKY, from the exons ATGGAAGCTGAAGAGGAAAATAAGGGCAGTATAAGTATGGTCGAGGCTAAGCTGCCTCCTGGGTTTAGATTTCACCCGAGAGACGACGAGCTTGTCTGCGACTACTTAGTGAAAAGAAACGTTCGCAGCCGCTATCAACCAGTGGTCTTGATCGAAGTCGATCTCAACAAGTGCGAGCCTTGGGACATTCCTC AATCGGCGAGAGTAGGAGGTAAAGAATGGTATTTTTACAGCCAAAAAGATCGGAAATACGCAACAGGGCAAAGAACAAACCGGGCTACGGCCACCGGTTATTGGAAAGCAACCGGTAAAGATAGAGCAATCCAAAGAAATGGTAGCCTTGTGGGCATGAGAAAGACACTTGTGTTTTACAGAGGTCGAGCCCCTAAAGGTCGTAAAACTGATTGGGTCATGCACGAGTTTCGTCTCCAAGGAACTTTTATCCACCATTCTCCCAAg gaagaATGGGTATTGTGTAGAGTTTTCAACAAGAACAACAATGAAGATGAGAAGGGCAACAACATGATAAGCTGCTCTGATGAAACAGCTTCTGCATCAATGGACTCTTATATCAACTTCGATCATCATCACATCATCAACCAGCAAGTGCCCTGCTTCTCCAATCTGTCACAGAACCAAATCGGTTTGGTCTACAAGAATCCTAACCCGTTGTCTATTAATCCTTCCTCTGATCAAATGGTTCTCAAGGCTTTGCTAAGTCAGCTTACCAACAATACCAAAGAATCACAGAGCTATGGAGAAGGAAGCTCAGAAAGCCAATTGACCGACGTTGGCAAACCAAGCCGTGGTGCTTGGAAATATTGA
- the LOC106452350 gene encoding NAC domain-containing protein 21/22 isoform X1 yields MEAEEENKGSISMVEAKLPPGFRFHPRDDELVCDYLVKRNVRSRYQPVVLIEVDLNKCEPWDIPLINCTESARVGGKEWYFYSQKDRKYATGQRTNRATATGYWKATGKDRAIQRNGSLVGMRKTLVFYRGRAPKGRKTDWVMHEFRLQGTFIHHSPKEEWVLCRVFNKNNNEDEKGNNMISCSDETASASMDSYINFDHHHIINQQVPCFSNLSQNQIGLVYKNPNPLSINPSSDQMVLKALLSQLTNNTKESQSYGEGSSESQLTDVGKPSRGAWKY; encoded by the exons ATGGAAGCTGAAGAGGAAAATAAGGGCAGTATAAGTATGGTCGAGGCTAAGCTGCCTCCTGGGTTTAGATTTCACCCGAGAGACGACGAGCTTGTCTGCGACTACTTAGTGAAAAGAAACGTTCGCAGCCGCTATCAACCAGTGGTCTTGATCGAAGTCGATCTCAACAAGTGCGAGCCTTGGGACATTCCTC tTATCAATTGTACAGAATCGGCGAGAGTAGGAGGTAAAGAATGGTATTTTTACAGCCAAAAAGATCGGAAATACGCAACAGGGCAAAGAACAAACCGGGCTACGGCCACCGGTTATTGGAAAGCAACCGGTAAAGATAGAGCAATCCAAAGAAATGGTAGCCTTGTGGGCATGAGAAAGACACTTGTGTTTTACAGAGGTCGAGCCCCTAAAGGTCGTAAAACTGATTGGGTCATGCACGAGTTTCGTCTCCAAGGAACTTTTATCCACCATTCTCCCAAg gaagaATGGGTATTGTGTAGAGTTTTCAACAAGAACAACAATGAAGATGAGAAGGGCAACAACATGATAAGCTGCTCTGATGAAACAGCTTCTGCATCAATGGACTCTTATATCAACTTCGATCATCATCACATCATCAACCAGCAAGTGCCCTGCTTCTCCAATCTGTCACAGAACCAAATCGGTTTGGTCTACAAGAATCCTAACCCGTTGTCTATTAATCCTTCCTCTGATCAAATGGTTCTCAAGGCTTTGCTAAGTCAGCTTACCAACAATACCAAAGAATCACAGAGCTATGGAGAAGGAAGCTCAGAAAGCCAATTGACCGACGTTGGCAAACCAAGCCGTGGTGCTTGGAAATATTGA